One region of Culex pipiens pallens isolate TS chromosome 2, TS_CPP_V2, whole genome shotgun sequence genomic DNA includes:
- the LOC120415378 gene encoding fatty acyl-CoA reductase wat-like translates to MSNCSESRVLEFYRGSTVLLAGGTGFLGKTLLEKLLRCLKVKKIYLLIRTKKGCCGEERLKAILEDRLFDRVRKPELIAKIVPVEVDYAEKDFGMAPGLTCEIRKEVEIVLYCIATVKMTGALKETVETNVFLARRMLRWCRTFPRLEAFVFTSTFYCNLDQEIIEEKVYTELPFGSYEIVMNMLKHLSAEECEQLKSTILQKFPNTYVFSKRLAEIMIETEFAQTLPVAIYRPPIITPTCREPMLGWTDNPYGSVAYIKSFWDGLGHVKYVDSRAKCNFAPVDYCANAVLVSGFDLAEKRLVGSAPCVPVYNHHSNTTNTTFGELTSWFGDSRKRFWDWIIWKYCWISTSFIWLMYLNVILARIKDFIAMWCPGTKPAHKYYYRWSAYWFMAFSQSVGFVAFRSWKSVSNNLKRAQCYLSEREQQVLFTDLDEIDMREYMSGQVDEAIQYLECENKRRYKK, encoded by the exons ATGTCGAACTGTTCGGAGTCGAGGGTTCTGGAGTTTTACCGCGGATCGACGGTGCTGCTCGCTGGAGGGACGGGATTTTTGGGAAAGACCCTGTTGGAGAAGCTTCTGCGATGTTTGAAAGTCAAGAAGATCTACCTGTTGATCCGCACGAAGAAAGGATGCTGTGGCGAGGAGCGTTTGAAGGCGATCCTGGAGGATCGACTGTTTGATCGTGTTCGTAAGCCGGAGCTGATCGCCAAGATCGTACCCGTTGAGGTGGACTATGCGGAGAAGGATTTTGGAATGGCCCCCGGGTTGACGTGTGAAATTCGAAAGGAGGTGGAGATAGTGCTGTACTGTATCGCTACGGTCAAGATGACGGGAGCGTTGAAGGAAACGGTTGAGACGAACGTGTTTCTTGCGAGGAGAATGCTCCGATGGTGTCGGACCTTCCCAAGGTTGGAGGCGTTCGTGTTCACGTCGACGTTCTATTGCAACTTGGATCAGGAAATAATCGAAGAGAAGGTGTACACCGAGTTACCGTTTGGAAGCTACGAGATTGTCATGAATATGTTGAAGCATTTGTCGGCTGAGGAGTGTGAACAGCTGAAAAGTACGATATTGCAAAAGTTTCCAAATACATATGTGTTCAGCAAACGGTTGGCAGAAATTATGATCGAGACGGAGTTTGCTCAGACATTACCAGTGGCGATCTATCGACCTCCTATTA TTACTCCAACGTGTCGTGAACCGATGCTAGGTTGGACGGATAATCCTTATGGTTCGGTAGCGTATATCAAGAGCTTTTGGGACGGCTTAGGGCACGTCAAATATGTCGATAGCCGTGCAAAGTGTAACTTTGCTCCCGTCGACTATTGCGCAAATGCTGTTCTGGTTAGCGGGTTCGACTTAGCTGAGAAGCGGCTGGTTGGCAGTGCTCCTTGCGTTCCGGTATACAATCACCACAGCAATACTACTAACACCACCTTTGGAGAACTGACGAGTTGGTTTGGAGATTCCCGAAAGAGGTTCTGGGATTGGATAATCTG GAAGTACTGCTGGATATCGACGTCATTTATTTGGCTGATGTACCTGAACGTTATCTTAGCTAGGATCAAAGACTTCATTGCTATGTGGTGTCCGGGTACCAAACCAGCACACAA GTACTACTATCGGTGGTCGGCGTACTGGTTCATGGCGTTCAGTCAGTCGGTTGGTTTTGTAGCTTTCCGCTCCTGGAAAAGTGTATCAAACAATCTGAAACGAGCTCAGTGCTACCTGAGCGAACGTGAGCAGCAAGTTCTCTTCACCGATCTGGATGAAATCGACATGCGCGAGTACATGAGTGGACAAGTGGATGAAGCCATTCAATATCTTGAGTGTGAAAATAAGAGAAGATATAAGAAGTGA
- the LOC120415387 gene encoding putative fatty acyl-CoA reductase CG5065, which yields MSNCSESKFLELYRGSTVLLAGGTGFLGKTLLEKILRCLPVRKIYLLIRTKRGCCGEERLKTILEDRLFDRVRKPELIAKIVPVEVDYAEKDFGLASELTCEIRKEVEIVLYCIATVKMTGALKETVETNVFLARRMLRWCRTFPRLEAFVYTSTFYCNFDKEICEEKVYKELPFGSYDIVMNMMKYLSAEECEQLKSTILQKFPNTYTFSKRLAEIMIETEFGQTLPIAIYRPPVITPTCREPMLGWTDNSYGPVAFVKSFWDGLGLVKYENARVKCDLAPIDYCANAVLICAFDVAEKRRVSSDACVPVYNHHSNMVKTTFGDMTSCIGDSRKGFWERIIWKYCWFSTPFLWMMYLNVILAKIKDCLAQWLPGSNPAHKFYYQWSAMWFMRYSQSVGFVTFRNWKSVSSNLKQAQRNLSEHEQQIFFTDLDEINWREYLSGYVDGAIQYLESVNKKRLKS from the exons ATGTCGAACTGTTCAGAGTCAAAGTTTCTGGAACTCTACCGCGGATCGACGGTTCTACTCGCTGGAGGGACGGGTTTTTTAGGAAAGACCTTGTTGGAAAAGATTCTTCGATGTCTACCGGTCAGGAAGATCTACCTGTTAATCCGCACGAAGCGAGGATGCTGTGGCGAGGAGCGATTGAAGACAATTCTGGAAGATCGATTGTTTGATCGCGTTCGTAAGCCGGAACTGATCGCCAAGATTGTACCCGTTGAAGTGGACTATGCGGAGAAGGACTTCGGACTTGCATCCGAGTTGACTTGTGAAATTCGGAAGGAGGTGGAGATAGTGTTGTATTGCATCGCAACGGTCAAGATGACGGGAGCGTTGAAGGAAACGGTTGAGACGAACGTGTTTCTTGCGAGAAGAATGCTCCGATGGTGTCGGACCTTCCCAAGGTTGGAGGCGTTCGTGTACACATCGACGTTCTACTGTAACTTTGACAAGGAGATATGCGAAGAAAAAGTGTACAAGGAACTACCATTTGGAAGCTACGATATTGTCATGAATATGATGAAGTATTTGTCGGCTGAGGAGTGTGAACAGTTGAAAAGTACAATCTTGCAGAAATTTCCAAATACGTACACTTTCAGCAAACGACTAGCAGAGATCATGATCGAGACTGAGTTTGGACAAACTTTGCCCATTGCGATCTACCGACCTCCAGTTA TTACTCCAACGTGTCGTGAACCGATGCTAGGTTGGACGGACAACTCTTACGGACCGGTGGCGTTCGTCAAAAGCTTTTGGGACGGCCTGGGACTTGTAAAGTATGAAAACGCTCGCGTCAAGTGTGACCTTGCTCCCATCGACTATTGCGCGAATGCCGTGCTGATTTGTGCGTTCGATGTTGCTGAGAAGAGACGTGTTAGCAGTGATGCCTGCGTTCCGGTGTACAATCATCACAGTAATATGGTCAAGACCACTTTTGGTGACATGACGAGCTGTATTGGAGATTCGCGGAAGGGATTTTGGGAGAGGATAATATG GAAGTACTGCTGGTTTTCAACGCCGTTTCTTTGGATGATGTACCTGAACGTAATTTTAGCCAAAATTAAAGACTGTCTTGCACAGTGGCTTCCGGGTTCTAATCCAGCACACAAGTTCTACTATCAATGGTCTGCAATGTGGTTCATGCGATACAGCCAGTCCGTAGGTTTCGTGACATTTCGCAACTGGAAAAGTGTTTCGAGCAACCTTAAGCAAGCCCAGAGGAACCTCAGCGAGCACGAGCAACAAATATTCTTCACCGACCTGGATGAAATCAACTGGCGCGAGTATTTGAGTGGTTACGTCGATGGCGCAATCCAATATCTTGAGAGTGTAAATAAAAAGAGATTAAAGAGTtga